GCTGTTGGTGTCCAGGGCACTGGGAATCTCGGCCTTCAGGCCCTCAAAATCGGTGACATCTGCCACGAAGAGCCCTTCGCAGAGCATCAGGGCTTTGTTTTCGTAGGCGATGGTGCTATCTGAGGGGCCCGACTTGGTGAGGCCCAGGACGGGCAGCTCGTCCGAGGAGCATGAGAAGCCATAGTTCCAGCAGCTCTGGATGGTGGGGAGATAGACCAGGGTCCAGGACACCCACTTGTCCTGGAAGAGGAAGCTGGGGTGTTGTGGGGTCTGGAAGGGCTGGTAGGGGTGGTAGTATCTGTAGTCGAGGCGGGCTTGGATGTCATTAACAGTGTATTTGAGTGAAGAACCCCCTTTGGGCCAATAGACCAGCTGTGACCCCTGTGCCCTCCAGCGACTGTCCGTCACAGAGGCACTCCAGGTGGGCGAGGTGTAAATCCGGGGCTGGTAGGCATCCTCAGTGAGGTTCAGGCCTTTGTACCGGGTCAGCAACGGGAAGGGCACGGTGTGGAACTCCAGGGCCTGCAGACTCTTCTTCTGGAACAGGGCCGCGTGGCTCCAGTACAGGGACAGGTTGAACTGCAGCTCAAAGAGCTCCTGAGGGAGCATCATGGGGAAGCGGACCTTGTCCACCAAGCCCTCCAGCTCCTCGTGGGAGGCGTGCTCCTCCCAGCTCCAGGTGTCCACGGCCTTCAGCAGAGCCAGCTCGCTGGACACAGCCAGGTCGCTCCTGGGCAGCAGCAACCGGAGCAGGGCTGTGGGGACGCTGGGCCAGGCCTCGGCCTGCGTCAGGGCCTCGAAGTTCCAGGCCAGGAACTGCAGGCAGAGCTTCTCCAGCAGGGGGTCCCCGGTGGCCACTGCGTAGGCATACAGGTCCAGGGGCATCCGGAATGAGGGGTCCCGGGGCAGGAGGATGGCAAAAAGGCTTGCGCAGTAGCCCTGCAGCTGCTTGGCCCCGTAGGCAGAGGCCAGCT
This is a stretch of genomic DNA from Saimiri boliviensis isolate mSaiBol1 chromosome 17, mSaiBol1.pri, whole genome shotgun sequence. It encodes these proteins:
- the LGALS3BP gene encoding galectin-3-binding protein, coding for MAPLRLFWVWLLVAGTQAVNDGDMRLADGATANEGRVEIFYRGQWGTVCDNLWDLTDASVVCRALGFENATQAPGRAAFGQGSGPIMLDEVQCTGTEPSLANCTSLGWLHSNCRHDRDAGVVCTNETRSTHTLDLSGELSEALGQIFDSQQGCDLFINVSVQGEDALGFCGHTVILTANLEAQALWKEPGSNVTMSVDAECMPMVRDFLRYFYSRRIDITLSSVKCFHQLASAYGAKQLQGYCASLFAILLPRDPSFRMPLDLYAYAVATGDPLLEKLCLQFLAWNFEALTQAEAWPSVPTALLRLLLPRSDLAVSSELALLKAVDTWSWEEHASHEELEGLVDKVRFPMMLPQELFELQFNLSLYWSHAALFQKKSLQALEFHTVPFPLLTRYKGLNLTEDAYQPRIYTSPTWSASVTDSRWRAQGSQLVYWPKGGSSLKYTVNDIQARLDYRYYHPYQPFQTPQHPSFLFQDKWVSWTLVYLPTIQSCWNYGFSCSSDELPVLGLTKSGPSDSTIAYENKALMLCEGLFVADVTDFEGLKAEIPSALDTNSSKGTSFFPCPAGHFSSFRTVIRPFYLTNSSGVD